A genome region from Oncorhynchus masou masou isolate Uvic2021 unplaced genomic scaffold, UVic_Omas_1.1 unplaced_scaffold_181, whole genome shotgun sequence includes the following:
- the LOC135538776 gene encoding GRB2-related adapter protein-like isoform X2 encodes MEAMALYSFRATEGDELSFNKGNILKVINMEDDPNWYTAELNNKKGYVPKNYINLKPHAYGDHVQHFKVLQDRSGQYFVWEEMFFSLNQMVEFYHSNSIAKEGTVFLRDPEHPARHPHHAHALFDFTPHHPSQLRFLRGDFIDLLDCSDSLRWRGRCHGRVGFFPPEYVQAVYQ; translated from the exons ATGGAAGCGATGGCTCTCTATTCGTTCCGAGCCACGGAGGGTGATGAGCTCAGTTTCAACAAGGGAAACATACTTAAG GTCATCAACATGGAAGATGATCCTAACTGGTACACAGCGGAGCTCAACAACAAGAAAGGATACGTACCTAAAAACTATATCAATCTCAAACCACAcgc ttaCGGGGACCATGTGCAGCACTTCAAGGTGCTCcaggacaggtcaggacagtACTTTGTTTGGGAGGAGATGTTCTTCTCTCTGAATCAGATGGTGGAGTTTTACCATAGCAACAGCATCGCCAAGGAGGGAACCGTCTTCCTACGAGACCCAGAACACCCTGCCAGG CACCCCCACCACGCCCATGCTCTGTTTGACttcaccccccaccacccctcccagCTACGCTTCCTCCGCGGTGATTTCATCGACCTGCTCGACTGTTCCGATTCGCTGCGCTGGAGAGGCCGTTGTCATGGACGCGTTGGATTCTTCCCCCCGGAGTATGTCCAGGCCGTCTACCAATGA
- the LOC135538776 gene encoding GRB2-related adapter protein-like isoform X1 — MEAMALYSFRATEGDELSFNKGNILKVINMEDDPNWYTAELNNKKGYVPKNYINLKPHAWFAGRISRGVAEGRLRQRDRGAFIVRESESAPGEFSMSVSYGDHVQHFKVLQDRSGQYFVWEEMFFSLNQMVEFYHSNSIAKEGTVFLRDPEHPARHPHHAHALFDFTPHHPSQLRFLRGDFIDLLDCSDSLRWRGRCHGRVGFFPPEYVQAVYQ; from the exons ATGGAAGCGATGGCTCTCTATTCGTTCCGAGCCACGGAGGGTGATGAGCTCAGTTTCAACAAGGGAAACATACTTAAG GTCATCAACATGGAAGATGATCCTAACTGGTACACAGCGGAGCTCAACAACAAGAAAGGATACGTACCTAAAAACTATATCAATCTCAAACCACAcgc GTGGTTCGCAGGCCGTATATCCAGGGGGGTTGCAGAGGGCAGATTGAGGCAGAGAGACCGAGGAGCGTTCatcgtgagagagagcgagagcgctcCAGGAGAATTCTCCATGTCCGTCAG ttaCGGGGACCATGTGCAGCACTTCAAGGTGCTCcaggacaggtcaggacagtACTTTGTTTGGGAGGAGATGTTCTTCTCTCTGAATCAGATGGTGGAGTTTTACCATAGCAACAGCATCGCCAAGGAGGGAACCGTCTTCCTACGAGACCCAGAACACCCTGCCAGG CACCCCCACCACGCCCATGCTCTGTTTGACttcaccccccaccacccctcccagCTACGCTTCCTCCGCGGTGATTTCATCGACCTGCTCGACTGTTCCGATTCGCTGCGCTGGAGAGGCCGTTGTCATGGACGCGTTGGATTCTTCCCCCCGGAGTATGTCCAGGCCGTCTACCAATGA